The sequence below is a genomic window from Acidobacteriota bacterium.
CAATAGACACATCGGATTGGAGATTGTTGCGGGGGAAGACTTTCCTACCTCGTTTCGTGTCTCTTGGAGCTCGAGCCGCACCTCTGCTGGTGCGAGCTGATACCGCGGAACGAACCGGGAGGCCTCTATGAAATCGGTGTGGGGAAAGTTCTTCTTTTGCTTGGTTTTGCCGATGTTAGTGGCTTCAGTGATCTATGCCGATCCGAGTGGGGGAGAACCGGCCTTACGTTCGCCTTCTGCGGGCGACACACTCCAAGAAATAGGGAAGTTGTTGCTCCAGGAGGAGCACGAAGAAGCCAGAGCTCAGGCTGAGACCCTTGCAGAGTCGGAACTAGCGAGGGATCGTCCCCTGGTCGAAGGAGCTGCTCGAGCGGTTTTGGGGCTTGCTACCTGGCAGCTCGAAGAGCGAGAACAAGCTTTCTCTTCCTTCGACCGCGCCACGGAGCTGTTCTCTAAGGAGAACGATCACTTTGCGGCTTGGGCCGTCCTCTGGATGAGCGGAGATCTTTCTCTGCGCGCTGAACTGGAAGGTATGGGGATCGTGCGGCTTGAGCAGGCTTTGCATCAACTCCAGCTGCTGCGAGCAGCTCCAGAGGGTTTGACGATCCAGGGCACGCTGCAGCTCGTTCGTGCCTTTGGCTGGGACCGGCGGCTGGAAGCTCTCCTAGGAAGTGGGCCGATGTTGAGGCTCACGGCGCCCTTTCTGGCCACGATGCTGGAAAGCGTGACTCGGAGCAGTCTTGGAGCAGCTTGGATCTCAGTTGGAGATCTGGACCGTGCAGAGCGGGAGTTGGAGCGAGCTGACTTGATCGCGGGCAGCTTCGGAGGCATCTTTGACTCCTTCACTGAGAAGCAGTGGGGAGACCTTCGACGTGCTCAATGGCGGCTGGAGGAAGCGAAAGAGCACTATGAGAAAGCATGGGAGGGTACCAGCAGCTTTCGGCTCCTCCCATTCGCTACGGACTCTCGGCAAGAAATCAAGGCCTTGGGCAAGTTGGCGGAAATCGAATTCCTGGCCGGAAATTTCGAGAAGGCGCTGGATTGGAACGAAAAGGCTTCGCAGATGGCCGTTGCTGAGGAGGATCGATCTCGAGAGGCCCAGGTGAGGAATGATCGCGCTCTGCTCTTGATGCGAATGGGGCGGTTCGAGGAAGCGGAGACCGTCTATCTGAAGGCTCTTGAGATAGCGAGGTCCATCGAAGACCACTATCGAGCTGGACTGGTCTCTCTAGATCTTGGTCAGCTGTCGAGGATGCGTGGGGACTGGGGTCAAGCGGTTCGATGGTTGGAGCAGAGTCTCGACCTCCTCGAGGAGGTGGATGCTGATCCAGTCGAATCCGTGGCGGCGAGCGAGCTGGCTCACACCTATTTTTCCTTGGGCAGCTCTGCCGCGGCAAACATCTCGCTGGAAAGAGCTAGGCGGCTGTCGGCCCAGCCTCGAATGGAATTATGGAACACCTATCATCACCTGGTGGAGGTGTTTGGGCGAGTGCAGAATAAAGAGCTGCCCCTTGAGGAGGCTCTGCTTGCCTGGGACGCCCTTTTGGCCGCTCCGGATGGCATAGCCTCAGAGCTATCTCCTGAGGTGGTGGACTTCATGCGCGGACTCCTTCGTGAGTTGTTCGAAGGGCAATTGGATGGGGCTTTCGTAGGTCCTGAGGTAGAGATCGAAACGGCAGCATTGGGCCGACTTTCGTTCCTGAAGGCTTTTCCCGATATCTTCAAAGGCCTTGGAGCGCTAGAACGCGGGGAGTTTGAGGAGGCGGGGCAGGTCTTGCGTACTAGTCTAGGGCGGACCGAAGTTAGATCACTTCGGGAAATGGAAACGACTCTGAGGCTAGTTCTAGGGGTCCTGAGCTGGAAAGAAGGAAATACCCAACAAGCCATCGAATGGCTTCGGCAATCTGTGGAAGGGCAAGAGGAGCTCCTCGCAGGCCTGGACAACGGCAATCTGATCTCCTCGGCCATTGGCGTGCAGCGTCGGGTGGCCGATGACCTTTTGGTCGAGTTTCTTATTTCGGAAGGACGTTCCGAGGAA
It includes:
- a CDS encoding CHAT domain-containing tetratricopeptide repeat protein yields the protein MKSVWGKFFFCLVLPMLVASVIYADPSGGEPALRSPSAGDTLQEIGKLLLQEEHEEARAQAETLAESELARDRPLVEGAARAVLGLATWQLEEREQAFSSFDRATELFSKENDHFAAWAVLWMSGDLSLRAELEGMGIVRLEQALHQLQLLRAAPEGLTIQGTLQLVRAFGWDRRLEALLGSGPMLRLTAPFLATMLESVTRSSLGAAWISVGDLDRAERELERADLIAGSFGGIFDSFTEKQWGDLRRAQWRLEEAKEHYEKAWEGTSSFRLLPFATDSRQEIKALGKLAEIEFLAGNFEKALDWNEKASQMAVAEEDRSREAQVRNDRALLLMRMGRFEEAETVYLKALEIARSIEDHYRAGLVSLDLGQLSRMRGDWGQAVRWLEQSLDLLEEVDADPVESVAASELAHTYFSLGSSAAANISLERARRLSAQPRMELWNTYHHLVEVFGRVQNKELPLEEALLAWDALLAAPDGIASELSPEVVDFMRGLLRELFEGQLDGAFVGPEVEIETAALGRLSFLKAFPDIFKGLGALERGEFEEAGQVLRTSLGRTEVRSLREMETTLRLVLGVLSWKEGNTQQAIEWLRQSVEGQEELLAGLDNGNLISSAIGVQRRVADDLLVEFLISEGRSEEALIAAERVRARGLRELLTGRPIRRNSKNERLIREAEGLRAMLDHWERERPTASSSRRREIDRDLEKARASFEGLMVRLQVSEPGYVALVGSGSPSLDEIQEALGEGRAAIIYYLTHAGSHAWVVDHSKIRHVRLESTASEIGQSVVALVESLSRPPASSPRPSVSQPNHPSPLPRAVVAVPLRLDPPDGRDLYRALIAPLEPHLSGFEELIVVPHGPLHELPFAALVNPDTGRYLIEERSLLFQPSLATFLQLGHLETELTGGARVLGAPEELDPSLSELDYARDEVHRIAGLLGVEALLGPESRESRLVEAKDTVDLIHIAAHGEVNPRNPAFSRLALAPGEGEDGYLEVHEILTRLNLRGVNLVVLSACESSLGSRNEGDDVISLARAFLYAGSPGVVSTLWKVDDQASARLMSVFYDSLLSGDSVAKALRVAQQALLNDPSSTQGQDFRDPYYWAAFKLTGDPKARWGREAHDSPPTLLHQR